GCACCGGCCTGATTGCAGCGGTGCCGGTGAAGGATACGATTAAAATTGTCGAGCCGGCCACTCAAGTGATTCAGCACACGCCGGATCGGCGGAATTTGTGGGCCGCCCAGACACCCCAGGGGTTTGATGTCAAACTTCTTAAGCAGTGCCATGATCGGGGGCAACGCGAAGGCTGGGAAGTGACCGATGATGCCGCTTTATTTGAAATGTGCGGCTTGCCGGTGCGAATTGTGGAGGGGGAAGAAACGAATTTGAAGGTAACAACGCCGGTGGATTTGGCCATTGCAGAATTTATTTTGCGCCAGCGCCTGCTCAAGCCTGAGTAGGAGCGTTGCCGGTTGGTTTACAACGGACTTGTTTGAACACGGTAGCTCACAAAAATTGAGCCGGTTATATGCGCTGACTCATTACCCGCTGGTAATTTTTAATAGCTTCAGTGCCATTCGGCTTAATTTCCATTGCAATGCCATAGGAACTTACAGCCTCTTTATAGCGCTGTAACGTTTCGAGTACCTCACCGCGTTTCAACCAAGCTTCATACTCACCCGGCTGTAGTTGAATCGCCTTATCGTAGTTACTCAAAGCTTCTGCGTGCATCGACATTAAACTGTACAGTTGGCCACGTTTTACCCAGAGTGGCGCATGATTGGGCCATTTTCCCAAAGCTTGATCGTAAGTCGCCAAGGCTTCCGCATATTGCTGCTGCTCTTCTAAAGCACGGGCGCGTTTTAGCCGTGGTTCTAGCTCATTGGGCAGCAGTGACACTAATTCGTCATAAACGCTCGCTGCCTCTTCATACCGCTCTAGTTGCTCTAGGGCATAAGCACGTTTCCACCAACAGCGAGAAACCCACTCCGTATCATTCGAGTGCAATTGAATGATTTTGTCATAAGCTGCGCTCGCTTCTGCATATCGATCAAGTGCCTCTAAGGCTTCACCTCGCTGAAACCATGCCTCAGCAAAATCAGGCCGTAATTGAATCGCATTGCTATAGGCAACAATCGCATCTTTAAACCGGCGCAAACCATAAAGCGCCTTACCGCGACCCAGCCAAGCATCGGGCCAATTCGGATTAAGTTTCGTTGCTCGATCAAAAGCAGACAGTGCCGGCGCATATTGTCCCGCCGCAACCAGTGTCAAACCTCGGCCATACCATGCCAGCGGGATTTCTGGCTGCAATTCTATCGCTTTATCCAAGCAGGCCAGCGCCGCCTCATGCCATTGATGCTTCAGCGCCATTCCTTTATGAAACCAAACTGCATAAACATCCGGCTGGATAATGATCGCTTGGTCATAGGAAGCCACAGCATCGGTATAGCGTTGCAACTTTTCAAAAGCCAGTCCCCGATTTAGCCAAGTCTCTATATGATTCGGGTTAAGTTGAAGTGCCCGGTTATAGGAAGCTACTGCTGCGTCGTATCGCTTCACCATCACCAGCGTTGCGCCCCGATGAAACCAGGTATCAAAATCATCCGGCTTGAGGCGAAGCGCCCGGTCATAAGCATCTGTTGCGGCAGAGAACTGCTGCGCTTGCTGTAGCGCGTAGCCTAGATGATACCAAATGCTGTGTAAATCGGGCTGGAGTTGGCTGGCTTTGCGATAAGCATCAGCCGCCGCTTGATACTGTTGCAGGGCATCAAATGACCGGCCTTGGTAATACCAAGCTTCATAACGGTTTGGGTGAATTTGAAGGCCCTGATCTAACGATGCCACTGCCTTTTCGTACTGCTGCAAGTGATAAAACGATTTGCCGCGAGATGTCCAGGTCGAAAAGTCATTCGGTTTGAGTTGCAGTGCTTTGTCGTAAGCAGCAACTGCCTCTTGATACCGGCCTACTTTTTCCAATGCCTTACCCAACTGCAACCAGGCTGGATGTAACTCTGGCTTGAGTTGCACTGCTTTTTCATAAGCGGTGATTGCTGCTTTATAATTGCCCCGGCTGTAGAGCTTG
The Microcoleus sp. FACHB-672 DNA segment above includes these coding regions:
- a CDS encoding tetratricopeptide repeat protein is translated as MSNPVNVTDTRIDQGQPESSTAIVRNINQSRRSRRDRRRNRPSIDLGRPLEQLIGLTNSLVSQFRGEVSDLKQGNKLYSRGNYKAAITAYEKAVQLKPELHPAWLQLGKALEKVGRYQEAVAAYDKALQLKPNDFSTWTSRGKSFYHLQQYEKAVASLDQGLQIHPNRYEAWYYQGRSFDALQQYQAAADAYRKASQLQPDLHSIWYHLGYALQQAQQFSAATDAYDRALRLKPDDFDTWFHRGATLVMVKRYDAAVASYNRALQLNPNHIETWLNRGLAFEKLQRYTDAVASYDQAIIIQPDVYAVWFHKGMALKHQWHEAALACLDKAIELQPEIPLAWYGRGLTLVAAGQYAPALSAFDRATKLNPNWPDAWLGRGKALYGLRRFKDAIVAYSNAIQLRPDFAEAWFQRGEALEALDRYAEASAAYDKIIQLHSNDTEWVSRCWWKRAYALEQLERYEEAASVYDELVSLLPNELEPRLKRARALEEQQQYAEALATYDQALGKWPNHAPLWVKRGQLYSLMSMHAEALSNYDKAIQLQPGEYEAWLKRGEVLETLQRYKEAVSSYGIAMEIKPNGTEAIKNYQRVMSQRI